In Clostridia bacterium, the genomic stretch ACTCCCTCTCCGAAGTCGGAGCGGAAGACGTCCGCCACATCCTCGTCGACCTCGAAGCAGCACGGCCCGATGCACGGACCGACAGCGGCTGCGAGATCTGTAGGATCGGTGCCGTAGGAATCCTCCATGGCGTTTATCGCCGCCTCGATAACGCCGGCGGCCATACCGCGCCATCCGGCGTGGATCGCGGCACAGGCGCGGTTCGCGCGGTCGTAGAGCAGCACCGGAGTACAGTCCGCGATATGCACGACCAGCGGGGTGTTTTCAAGCCGCGTTATGAGCGCGTCGGTATCGTCGAAAGGCGGCTCGAAAAAGCCGCTGCCTACGTTTTCCTCCGTCACCTCGGTGACGTTTATACCGTGCTTCTGGAAGGAGCGCGTCAGGCGCGAAAAGTTCAGCCCCGCGGCTTCGCATACGAGCTCGAAGTTGCGCAGAACGGTATCCCGCTCCTCGCCCCTGCCGAAGCCGAGGTTCGTTGACGCCCAATAGCCTGAGCTGACGCCGCCGAGCCGCGTGGTGAAGCAGTGCCGCACCGACTGCTCGGCTTCGAGAAGGCCGCTCTTGACGAGCGTTACGCCCTTGTTTTCTGTTTTATAAAACGTTTTTTTCATACCGGTATTCTATCACAAAAGCGCGGGAATGTAAAGTCCTTTCGGCATCATTTGATATGCTCGAGGATGACGTTCCAGACCTCGTCGTCCTGCGCGGTCATCCTTCTGAAATCGAAGTCGGCGCAGTACGCGCATTTTTCTTCAAACGTGCGCAGCTTCTTCTCCGCGACGAGGCGGTTATACTCGCCGAAGGTGGAGTTCATATACTTGACCGCGTCTGCGGTGTAGTTCGGATTGTGCTTCTTGCCGTCGACGACGAGGTAGTCGACGTTGGGGTTGTGCACGCGCTTTCTGACGTAGTCGAGGCCGACGTAAACCGAGACGAAATTGTCGTCCCGCGAGTGGACGAAGAGCACTTTGGAGTCTGTATCCTTCACCGCGTCGACGGCGCAGGAAGCGACCAGATCGGGGTTCGCTCTGCGCTCGAAGTTGTATACTCCGCGCTTCATATACGCGGGCTTCCCCTTCAGGTACGCGTCGACGAACACCTCCACCGATACGAAGCAGGAAATAGCAACGACGGCATAGACCTTGCGGTAATTCAGGATGTTCGACGCCGCGTATCCGCCCCAGGAGTGCCCTATCACGGAAATGCGCTTGCCGGCGTACTCCTCCTGTCCGCGCAGCCAGTCGATGCAGGCGATAAGATCCGCGAGCGACTCCGTCAAACCGCGGATATTCTTTCCGCCGGAGGCGAAGCAGCCGCAGTTATCGTAGCCGACGACGCGGTAGCCGGCGCGGCAAATGCGTTCGATCTCGCTCATATACGCCTGATGTCCGCCGCCGAGCCCGTGCGCGAAAACAACGAGGCTCCCGCCGTCCGCGTCAGGATAGGAGTAGACGTAACCCTTCAGCTCGTCCCCGTGCGCGGTCAGAAACTCTATCGGCTCCGCGTCGAGCCCGGGATAATCCTTGTGGGTGAAGTACTTTATCGTACGTTCATCGTCATAGCGCTTGACGACGTTCTTTTTATAGATCATCGAAACAAGGCACATATCGCATACCTCCGTTTTTTATCTGTCTTTTGTCTTATATATAATATCATCATTCCGTCGAAAATGCAACGGGAAAAGCGAAATGAAGGCTCGGACGCAAGCGCCGCGGCAAGGTGAAAGCTCCCGCGAACCTGCAGCATTGAAAAACCCCCGCCAAAGGGCGCGCAGATTACCTGCACGCCCAAAACCGACGGGGTTTTTTCCGTGATCACGGAACGGATACGCAAACGGGACGAACGGGCTGACAAACCTGTTTTTCTAAGCGAACGAAAAAGTGATATTCTATTCGCCTCCCGAACCGCGCGAAGCGCAATATCACCCGTCGAAGGCGAATAGAGTTGAAAGAGTCCGGCGCTTACGCGCCGGACTCTTTCTGGAGCGGGTGATGGGAATCGAACCCACGTATCCAGCTTGGAAGGCTGGTGTTCTACCATTGAACTACACCCGCGTATTCGCTTTTTTCCGAACGCGTAACATTATAGCACAGCGCCGCGCCGATGTCAACAATAATTTTCCGCGCCGCAAAATATTGACAAATCGGGCAAACGGCGGTAACATTATCAATAGAGAACACAACGAAAACACACACGGAGGGCTGTATGAAGGTAACCTTTTTGGGCGCGAACCACGAAGTCACTGGGAGCTGCACCCTTATCGAAATAAACGGCAGGAACGTGCTCGTCGACTGCGGAATGGAGCAGGGCG encodes the following:
- the pgeF gene encoding peptidoglycan editing factor PgeF encodes the protein MKKTFYKTENKGVTLVKSGLLEAEQSVRHCFTTRLGGVSSGYWASTNLGFGRGEERDTVLRNFELVCEAAGLNFSRLTRSFQKHGINVTEVTEENVGSGFFEPPFDDTDALITRLENTPLVVHIADCTPVLLYDRANRACAAIHAGWRGMAAGVIEAAINAMEDSYGTDPTDLAAAVGPCIGPCCFEVDEDVADVFRSDFGEGVVIPAKDGKKTRIDLPKCALEALTGRGVPENSIDVSGDCTFCDERLYYSHRRMGENRGTQTAIIQISGR
- a CDS encoding alpha/beta fold hydrolase translates to MCLVSMIYKKNVVKRYDDERTIKYFTHKDYPGLDAEPIEFLTAHGDELKGYVYSYPDADGGSLVVFAHGLGGGHQAYMSEIERICRAGYRVVGYDNCGCFASGGKNIRGLTESLADLIACIDWLRGQEEYAGKRISVIGHSWGGYAASNILNYRKVYAVVAISCFVSVEVFVDAYLKGKPAYMKRGVYNFERRANPDLVASCAVDAVKDTDSKVLFVHSRDDNFVSVYVGLDYVRKRVHNPNVDYLVVDGKKHNPNYTADAVKYMNSTFGEYNRLVAEKKLRTFEEKCAYCADFDFRRMTAQDDEVWNVILEHIK